GCTGCCCTTGACGCGGCCCGGCTTGCCCCCGCCTTCCACACCCATGCGGTAGCTCGTAGGCGGCTGGCGTTCGGAAAGCTGGATCTTGCCCTGGAAGGTGCCCTTGATCGCGCCGATACCAGCCTTCATCACCGCTTCGTACTGGTCCTCCGCGATCTCCTTGAACTCCTCGCAGCCCGGCATGCAGCGGCGGATGTTCTCCGGGTCCAGCATCGCCTGCCAGACGGTATCGCGCGGAGCCTTGAAGGTGTAGGCGCCGGTGAGCTGCATGGTTGCGGTTGCGTTCCTTGCTGCTGATGCGGTCCGCGGGGGAAACGGGCCAATGCTGGCATGTTCGCTGCACGCTGTCAACTGAGGGAACAGGGAACAGGACGTGACAGGCGACGAGGCAGGGACTGCGCCCGCGCCCGCTGCCATCGTCGCGCTTGACACGCTGCCCCGGCCGCACCTACAACCGGATCTGCGGGAGCGCCGCGGCACACGGCACGCGAACGGAGCATCCG
The sequence above is drawn from the Dehalococcoidia bacterium genome and encodes:
- a CDS encoding carbon monoxide dehydrogenase subunit G yields the protein MQLTGAYTFKAPRDTVWQAMLDPENIRRCMPGCEEFKEIAEDQYEAVMKAGIGAIKGTFQGKIQLSERQPPTSYRMGVEGGGKPGRVKGSGVLTLSDQGGSTLVSYDGDAQVAGLIASVGQRLLGITARKMIEQFFKAMEKQIPATRT